A region of the Desulfobacter postgatei 2ac9 genome:
CATCGCTTATTTGATCAAGGTCCAATTTAACACTGGTTTCATAAATGCACCATGCGTATAGATTGTTGCCCAATTCAAATTCTTTATTAAGAGGATAATATTCACGACAAATATCCAAAGCCTTTTCGGACTTCCCCAGTTTTCTTAAACAATTTGCATATCCCCACCCTTCCCATTCATTGCATCGTGGCCTATAATTTTCCCACAAATATTTATATATTTCTAAGGCTTGATTGAAATTTCCATTTTTTCTGAGAGATAGGGCTTCGGCTTTTTTTTGCGAAAATTCGATTCCGAGTATCCTTTATTTGAATTGAAAAAGGAGTTGTTGGCTTGACAGCAATAAATATACAAAAATTATTATTGCAATAATACACCCATATTTAAATAACTTATTAATATACGGGTTCTATTTTATGATGTCAATTTGTTGCTAAGATATTGAAATTTTATCTATCGCTACTTATTATTTTTAACCTTTCTTAGGGAACAATTATGGTATTATTTTTCTTAATGGCCTTTCAGAAAAAAGCGGTCAATACCAAACGTAAGGCTGGCGGTGGCTCACATAAGCCAATCACTGGTCAATAAATGTCAGATTATATGAATTATGCCGCTAAAATAAGGTCTTTCATGAAAAAAATCCAGAAGAAAACCAGGCTGAACGAACAAGGTCTTAGAACAATTTTCAGTTTGATCTTTAATTCTTTACAAAATTAATGGTCCGCTTATAATCTAAAGCTTGTAAAGCTAATTCAAAAATAGGAGTATTTTATATGGGTTGGTTCAGTCAGCTTTTTAGTAACGAGCAGATACCTCCTGAAATTTCACCGGGGAAAAATGATCCGTGCTGGTGTGGTAGCGGAACGAAATACAAAAAATGTCATCTTTTAAAGGATAAACTTTACTTCAAGGAACACCCTATTTCTAAAAAAAAGACACCTAAAAAAAATGCATGTGGTCCCGTTTTTGGCTGACGAAAATGATGAGAAACCCTGTATGGGTTTAAAACCGGTAAAGAACGACAAATGAGGATTAAATACAACTCTCCTGTTATTCTGACCTATGCCATAATATCCATATGTGTTTTGGCATTCACC
Encoded here:
- a CDS encoding SEC-C metal-binding domain-containing protein, with protein sequence MGWFSQLFSNEQIPPEISPGKNDPCWCGSGTKYKKCHLLKDKLYFKEHPISKKKTPKKNACGPVFG